The following nucleotide sequence is from bacterium BMS3Abin14.
TCGCAATGACAGGAACGGTGCTTCGCCTCCGATGTTTGCCTTATCCCCCCCATCCCCTTCATCCCTGTGAAATCAAGCCTTTGCATCTGGTTTTCCCCTCTGGACACTGGACTCTGGACTGCTCTACGGGTCCTTTCACCCCTCCCTGTCCCTTACGACCACCTTCTCCACGAAATACCGGGGACGGGCCCGGACGTCCGAGTAGATACGACCGATATACTCTCCCAGCAGCCCCATCCCGATAAATTGCGCTCCTATGAAGATGAAAAGGAGCGCGAACAGGGTAAAGACGCCGCCCACCGCCCACTCGGAGCCGTAAAGAAGCCGCATCACGAGGAGGAAGAGGCCGAACCCCATCCCCAGCATGGAAATGATCCCCCCGAGTATACTGAGGAGCCGGAGGGGGAAGGTGGTCATGCTGGTCAACAGGTCAAACTGCAGGCTCACGAGCCTCCAGAAGCTGTATTTCGAGTCGCCTGCCGACCGGCTTTCATGGACGACCGGGACCTCCGTGGTCAGACGGGCGAAGGTGTTGGCAAGGATGGGGATGAACGTGCTGCGTTCCGTGCAAAGCAGCATGGCGTCCACTATGTGGCGCCGGTAGGCCCGAAGCATGCACCCGTAGTCGTGCATGTCCACACCCGTGGACACGCGGACGACCCTGTTCACCATGAAAGAGGCGGCCTTCCTGAAGAGGGTGTCCTTGCGATTTATCCTTACGGTGCCGACGACGTCGAACCCTTCGTCCATTTTCGCGACGAGTTTGGGAATCTCCTCGGGTGGGTTCTGAAGGTCGGCGTCGAGAGTGACAATGATCTCTCCACGGGATTTTTCCAGCCCCGCCATCACCGCCGCGTGCTGACCGTAGTTCCTGTTCAGAAGAACCCCGACCACCTCCCCGTGGGTGTCCATCTCTCCCTGGGTGTCCCGGGCGGCCCTGGTTATGATGTCCCGGGATGAATCCATGCTGCCGTCGTCCACCAGGATGATCTCGAAAGGCTTTCCAATGCCCCGGCAGGCTTCCAGACAGCGCCGGACAAGTTCATCAAGGTTGTCCTCCTCGTTGAACACAGGGATGACGATGGAGATGGCAATGGCGTTATCCATTGGGCTTCCTCAGAACGTCCTTGACGGCCGCGACGACGTCGTCAACATCGTCCATGGTCATCCCGGGAAAGAGGGGAAGGGAACATATGCGCTCCGAGTTCCATTCGGTGTTGGGCAGGGAGGC
It contains:
- the arnC_2 gene encoding undecaprenyl-phosphate 4-deoxy-4-formamido-L-arabinose transferase, which translates into the protein MDNAIAISIVIPVFNEEDNLDELVRRCLEACRGIGKPFEIILVDDGSMDSSRDIITRAARDTQGEMDTHGEVVGVLLNRNYGQHAAVMAGLEKSRGEIIVTLDADLQNPPEEIPKLVAKMDEGFDVVGTVRINRKDTLFRKAASFMVNRVVRVSTGVDMHDYGCMLRAYRRHIVDAMLLCTERSTFIPILANTFARLTTEVPVVHESRSAGDSKYSFWRLVSLQFDLLTSMTTFPLRLLSILGGIISMLGMGFGLFLLVMRLLYGSEWAVGGVFTLFALLFIFIGAQFIGMGLLGEYIGRIYSDVRARPRYFVEKVVVRDREG